In Desulfosoma sp., the genomic stretch ATTGTTCAGGTCCAAGATGGTGTTTACGCAGCTTTCCACCCGCGCTCGAAAGTGCTTGGAACGCTGCGTTTTGCCACCGCGACGGAACATGCGAATCCAGGATTTACCGATCAGAGTTGCCCCCTTTCTTCCAAAGCCTCTTTGAAGATTCGATAAAAACTTCGAGCTTTCTTCATCTCGCTTTGCAGGACGGGTTGCATTCTTGGCAGATCGTTTGTGTGAATGATCAAATCAGCTTCCTTACGAAATGCAGCCATGGAATCCATGGTGCGGTCCCAAGGGCTCAGAAGACAGACAAAAAGGTTTCGGCGCTGAGCCATGGGAAGGGTTTTTAAAAAATCCACAATCACATGACGCCGGTCCCTCTCGTTTACGGGTTCTTCCAGAACCAGCACTTCGTAACCGCCCTGGCGCAGTCGCCGTACCGTACGATCCGGATCGTCTTCTACATAGGTCTGAAAGCCCATGTCTTTCAGACCTTGAATCAGCACAGGTTGTCGTTGAGGTTCAACACAGACCAGAGCCGCTCTGACATCCTTTTCCAAAATGTCCAGGAAAGCATCGTCATAGCCGGTATCCACCTCCGGGAGATCCTCTTGAGCCTGTGCCAGGGTGCTCGAAGATTGTTCCACAGCCCCGCGCACAAGGATGGTGTTTCGGCATCGAGGACACTGGACTCGAAAGGACTTTCCTGAAGGAATTTTTTCCTCAGGCAGGCTCAAAGACGTGTGGCATTGTTCACAGGTGATTTTCACGGGCATCGCCCCTTTTGTGCTCTCAAGTGCATCCAACTTCCTTTATTGGAGCCTTCCTTGTGTTTTTAAGCCATCCTAAAGCCCGAGGTCAACCCGCAACATGGGGCTTAGACTCGCTTTTTGTGACCAAAGGGGCTACGAACCTGAACAGAGCGGGCATGGGCTTCCAAGCGCTCCAAGGATGCCAAAGCCATCACAGCGGAAGCGTCTCGTTGAAAAGCTTCTTGAGTATAAGACAGCACGGTGGTTTTCTTGTAAAAGGTTTCCACCCCCAAAGCCGAGGCAAACCGGGCCGTGCCGCTTGTGGGCAACACATGATTGGGGCCTGCAAAATAATCCCCTAAAGCTTCCGGGGTGTGGAATCCCATGAAGACCGCTCCGGCATGCTGCACGTAAGGAAGCAACGACCAGGGATCTTCCACAAGAAGTTCCAGGTGCTCCGGGGCCAAACGATTGGCCACTTCCACCGCCTCATGCAAGGTCTGTGTTTGAATAACGGCCCCATAGCGAGCCAAAGCTTGGCGAGCGATTGCGTGTCGAGGAAGATCGGCGGTTTGTCTTTCCAAAGCGGCCGGAACTTCCAAA encodes the following:
- a CDS encoding zinc-ribbon domain-containing protein, encoding MKITCEQCHTSLSLPEEKIPSGKSFRVQCPRCRNTILVRGAVEQSSSTLAQAQEDLPEVDTGYDDAFLDILEKDVRAALVCVEPQRQPVLIQGLKDMGFQTYVEDDPDRTVRRLRQGGYEVLVLEEPVNERDRRHVIVDFLKTLPMAQRRNLFVCLLSPWDRTMDSMAAFRKEADLIIHTNDLPRMQPVLQSEMKKARSFYRIFKEALEERGQL